tgtattggggggcaatagaccagAAAATTAGTATTGTACTTACATATATGAGAATGATGCAGCCAGAAAGAGTCGTTGGATGATCTGTTCGGTACCTCTGAAGGCCATCCAGCAGAAAATCTAGTACCATCTTGGCCCAATTGAAACTGTTTATGTTATCTATGTCTTCACAAGCGTTGATGAGGTCCCATGTCAAGGTTGTTGATGTCCTGCTGAAGAAGAATGCATTGAAGAGGTACATGATAAGCAGTGCCGCAATTATCTTAGGATCAGCGTTCTTCTTCTTGCCGAGCTCCTTGCTGAGTTTGTTTTCCAGATCAGGTTTTATTACTGTTTCTTTCCTCATGTTGACGTCAAATATCGAAGATGCCTTCCGTTCCTCCTTGAGCACCTTCTTGCTCAGGTCCCATTCAATACCAGTTGTTGGCAGGTCAAACAATTCATTTATGTCCTGCAATGTTATTTCCATTTCTGTCTCCCCAAACACAAACTTGGCTTTTTTAACATCAAAGTACTTCAGTATAATCTCCAAGTCGGCCTCATGTTTGTGGAGCTGAGTTTCTGTAAGCTTCTTCTCATAGAATGGTCTGATCATCCCCCAAAATACAGTAGTACTCAAAATATCCCAAGCCCCTTTAGGTATTTTCTCTCTATATGTGTCAATCAATCTCCAGAAAGCACTTAGAGTGCATTTCTGTTGCTTCCACTGGATCTTTGCCTTTTCTGTTGTCTTTGTGTTCCTCCTTTCCCCTTTCTTTGTCTTTTCCTCTTTCGTGTTTGACTTTTCCCTTTTGATCTTCTTTTTCGTTGGCTGTTCGGCCTCGTCTTCATCATACTCTTGTTTCTTTTTGCTCCTTAGACTCCTTGTCTGCACATAAAACCTTTGTGTTGTTTCTCGgtcatcatcctcctcctcctcttcctccttcttttcttcttcttctccttcttcttcctcctctgtttcttctccttcttcttctacttcttcgTCATTACTAgaagtttcttcttttcttcgtgATGACTTCCTAGACTTTATCACTTCCATCCTTTGCCGAAGTGTTTGTTCTTCTGATCTTTGTGTTTCGTCCATATTTTCTTCAAAGATGCAGCTGAATTGTGGTCGTTTGGTTCTTGGCATTCTGCtaataaaggaaagaagaacaatTCATTATTGCACATCCACATTCAATTACTGAACCCCATTAAACATTTATTATCCCAAAACAATAGCCTCTATTGGGGACCAATAGACATGTATTGGTCCCCAATAGAGATATATAATCTCCAACAGAAGCTTCTATTGgggccaatagatgtctattggcccccaatagcaGCATCTGTTTTGGCATAATAGACGTCTATAGCCCTAGTAGACATCTATTGTCCCGAAACAGAAGGTTCTTTCGGGGCAATATACATCTATTGGCCAACAACAGAAGCCTGTATTGGggaccaatagacgtctattgccccaatagacatctattatcCAAAAACAGAAGGTTCTTTCGGGGCAATATACATCTATTGGCCAACAAATAAAGCCTATATTGCAgggaaatagacgtctattgcccaatagatg
This portion of the Rosa chinensis cultivar Old Blush chromosome 1, RchiOBHm-V2, whole genome shotgun sequence genome encodes:
- the LOC121051051 gene encoding uncharacterized protein LOC121051051, with product MPRTKRPQFSCIFEENMDETQRSEEQTLRQRMEVIKSRKSSRRKEETSSNDEEVEEEGEETEEEEEGEEEEKKEEEEEEDDDRETTQRFYVQTRSLRSKKKQEYDEDEAEQPTKKKIKREKSNTKEEKTKKGERRNTKTTEKAKIQWKQQKCTLSAFWRLIDTYREKIPKGAWDILSTTVFWGMIRPFYEKKLTETQLHKHEADLEIILKYFDVKKAKFVFGETEMEITLQDINELFDLPTTGIEWDLSKKVLKEERKASSIFDVNMRKETVIKPDLENKLSKELGKKKNADPKIIAALLIMYLFNAFFFSRTSTTLTWDLINACEDIDNINSFNWAKMVLDFLLDGLQRYRTDHPTTLSGCIILIYYWFLEKTKIRNWIPGMEDEKPRFVRWSIKELFNLQKLHQNPDWPEELIKDGPWLEHCYINLSDTEEEQETPSFNNWVPQASQDEEEETIRLTGNMKVLLKEMDRVIEDNGEKQEMEKQMKKLLEANEGLANHIRELWKKVTVADEKIESMEKKND